One part of the Pithys albifrons albifrons isolate INPA30051 chromosome 21, PitAlb_v1, whole genome shotgun sequence genome encodes these proteins:
- the ATP2A3 gene encoding sarcoplasmic/endoplasmic reticulum calcium ATPase 3 isoform X1 encodes MEAAHSLPVLDVLRRFGVSESCGLSPEQVRRHREKYGPNELPAEEGKSLWELVLEQFEDLLVRILLMAAFLSFILAWFEEGEETTTAFVEPIVIIMILIANAVVGVWQERNAESAIEALKEYEPEMGKVIRADRSGVQRIRARDIVPGDIVEVAVGDKVPADIRIIEIRSTTLRVDQSILTGESVSVIKHADPIPDPRAVNQDKKNMLFSGTNIAAGKAVGVVIATGVYTEIGKIRNQMVETEPEKTPLQQKLDEFSQQLSKVIFLVCIAVWVINISHFSDPVHGGSWFRGAIYYFKISVALAVAAIPEGLPAVITTCLALGTRRMAKKNAIVRSLPSVETLGCTSVICSDKTGTLTTNQMSVCRMFIMEKVEGTQCSLHEFSITGSTYAPEGQILKDEQPVQCGQYDGLVELATICALCNDSSLDYNESKKVYEKVGEATETALTCLVEKMNVFNTDLSKLSKVERANACNSVIKQLMRKECTLEFSRDRKSMSVYCTPTSPGNNSTGSKMFVKGAPESVIERCTHVRVGTAKVPLTAPVREKILGRIRDWGMGIDTLRCLALATHDSPVRRDTMQLHDSAAFVHYENNLTFVGCVGMLDPPRKEVTSSIEMCRKAGIRVIMITGDNKGTAVAICRRIGIFSETEDVSGKAYTGREFDELPPEEQRQACRDARCFARVEPAHKSRIVEYLQSFNEITAMTGDGVNDAPALKKAEIGIAMGSGTAVAKSAAEMVLSDDNFSTIVSAVEEGRAIYNNMKQFIRYLISSNVGEVVCIFLTAILGLPEALIPVQLLWVNLVTDGLPATALGFNPPDLDIMEKQPRNPKEPLISGWLFFRYLAVGVYVGLATVGAATWWFLYDAEGPQVSFHQLRNFMRCTEDNPIFEGIDCEIFESRYPTTMALSVLVTIEMCNALNSVSENQSLLRMPPWLNIWLLGAIIMSMALHFLILYVKPMPLIFQVTPLSWPQWVVVLKISLPVILLDEGLKYLSRNHLDGILRTVRPEWSGKHQLKTCKTPEQGRRGQEMNDTRATLRTEGSLTCNSD; translated from the exons AGCTCCCTGCAGAAGAAG GAAAGTCCCTCTGGGAGTtggtgctggagcagtttgAAGATCTCCTTGTCCGCATCCTTTTGATGGCAGCTTTTCTGTCCTTC ATCCTGGCCTGGTTtgaagaaggagaggagacCACGACGGCGTTTGTGGAGCCCATTGTCATTATCATGATCCTGATTGCCAATGCTGTGGTGGGTGTGTGGCAG GAGAGAAACGCTGAGAGTGCCATCGAGGCCTTGAAGGAGTACGAGCCCGAGATGGGGAAGGTGATCCGTGCTGACCGCAGTGGGGTGCAGCGGATCCGCGCCCGGGACATCGTGCCTGGGGACATTGTGGAGGTGGCAG TTGGTGACAAAGTGCCAGCAGACATCCGGATCATCGAAATCCGGTCCACCACCCTGCGGGTTGACCAGTCCATCCTCACAG GGGAGTCTGTGTCGGTGATCAAACATGCTGACCCCATCCCTGACCCCCGGGCTGTCAACCAGGACAAGAAGAACATGCTTTTTTCT GGTACCAACATCGCAGCTGGGAAGGCCGTGGGGGTCGTCATTGCAACAGGGGTGTACACTGAGATTGGGAAGATCCGAAACCAGATGGTGGAGACCGAGCCCGAGAAGACGCCCTTGCAGCAGAAGCTGGACGAGTTCAGCCAGCAGCTCTCCAAGGTGATCTTCCTGGTGTGCATCGCCGTCTGGGTCATCAACATCAGCCACTTCAGCGACCCCGTCCACGGCGGTTCCTGGTTTCGGGGGGCCATCTACTACTTCAAGATCTCGGTGGCGCTGGCGGTGGCTGCCATTCCTGAGGGCCTCCCTGCCGTCATCACCAcctgcctggccctgggcacGCGCCGCATGGCCAAGAAAAACGCCATCGTCCGCAGCCTGCCCTCGGTGGAGACCCTGGGCTGCACCTCCGTCATCTGCTCTGACAAGACCGGCACCCTCACCACCAACCAGATGTCTGTCTGCAGG ATGTTCATCATGGAGAAGGTGGAGGGCACCCAGTGCAGCCTGCACGAGTTCAGCATCACCGGCTCCACCTACGCCCCCGAGGGGCAGAT CCTGAAGGATGAGCAGCCAGTGCAGTGTGGGCAGTACGACGGGCTGGTGGAGTTGGCCACCATCTGTGCCCTCTGCAACGACTCCTCGCTGGACTACAATGAG TCCAAAAAAGTCTATGAGAAGGTGGGGGAAGCCACTGAAACAGCCCTGACGTGCCTGGTGGAGAAGATGAATGTCTTCAACACAGACCTCAGCAAACTCTCCAAGGTGGAGAGAGCCAACGCCTGCAATTCA GTGATCAAGCAGCTGATGAGGAAGGAGTGCACCCTCGAGTTCTCCCGTGACCGCAAGTCCATGTCTGTGTACTGCAcccccaccagccctggcaaCAACTCCACTGGCAGCAAGATGTTTGTCAAG ggtGCCCCGGAAAGTGTGATCGAGCGCTGTACCCACGTCCGTGTGGGCACTGCCAAGGTCCCGCTGACGGCCCCGGTGCGGGAGAAGATCCTGGGCAGGATCCGGGACTGGGGCATGGGCATCGACACGCTGCGGTGCCTGGCGCTGGCCACCCACGACTCACCGGTGCGCAGGGACACGATGCAGCTGCACGACTCCGCCGCCTTCGTCCACTACGAG AACAACCTGACCTTTGTGGGCTGTGTGGGGATGCTGGACCCTCCCCGCAAGGAGGTCACCTCCTCCATTGAGATGTGCCGCAAGGCTGGCATCCGTGTCATCATGATCACCGGCGACAACAAGGGCACGGCGGTTGCCATCTGCCGCCGGATCGGCATCTTCTCGGAGACTGAGGACGTGTCTGGCAAAGCCTACACGGGCCGGGAGTTCGACGAGCTGCCCCCCGAGGAGCAGCGGCAGGCGTGCCGCGACGCCCGCTGCTTCGCCCGCGTGGAGCCGGCGCACAAGTCCCGCATCGTCGAGTACCTCCAGTCCTTCAACGAGATCACCGCCATG ACAGGTGACGGCGTCAATGATGCCCCGGCCCTGAAGAAGGCAGAGATTGGCATTGCCATGGGGTCAGGCACGGCCGTGGCCAAGTCGGCTGCTGAGATGGTGCTCTCCGATGACAACTTCTCCACCATTGTGTCGGCCGTGGAGGAGGGCAGAGCCATCTACAACAACATGAAGCAGTTCATCCGCTATCTCATCTCCTCCAACGTCGGGGAGGTTGTTTG CATCTTCCTGACGGCCATCCTGGGCTTGCCTGAGGCCCTCatccctgtgcagctgctgtgggtgAACCTGGTGACGGACGGGCTGCCGGCCACGGCGCTGGGCTTCAACCCCCCCGACCTGGACATCATGGAGAAGCAGCCCCGCAACCCCAAGGAGCCCCTCATCAGCGGCTGGCTCTTCTTCCGCTACCTGGCTGTTGGGG TGTACGTGGGCCTGGCCACGGTGGGCGCAGCGACCTGGTGGTTCCTGTACGACGCCGAGGGACCACAGGTCTCCTTCCATCAGCTG AGGAACTTCATGAGGTGCACTGAGGACAACCCCATCTTTGAAGGAATTGACTGTGAGATCTTCGAGTCCCGATACCCAACCACGATGGCTCTGTCTGTGTTGGTGACAATCGAAATGTGCAACGCTCTGAACAG TGTCTCTGAGAACCAGTCGCTGCTGCGGATGCCACCGTGGCTCAACATCTGGCTGTTGGGGGCCATCATCATGTCCATGGCTTTGCACTTCCTCATCCTCTACGTCAAGCCCATGCCT CTAATCTTCCAGGTGACCCCCCTGAGCTGGCCGCAGTGGGTGGTTGTGCTGAAGATCTCCCTGCCCGTGATCCTGCTGGATGAGGGACTCAAGTACCTTTCCCGCAACCACCTGGATG gCATTCTCAGGACAGTAAGACCCGAGTGGAGTGGGAAGCACCAGTTGAAAACCTGCAAGACTCCAGAGCAAGG gAGAAGAGGACAAGAAATGAATGACACGAGGGCAACGCTCCGAACTGAAGGATCCCTAACTTGTAACTCGGACTGA
- the ATP2A3 gene encoding sarcoplasmic/endoplasmic reticulum calcium ATPase 3 isoform X2 produces MEAAHSLPVLDVLRRFGVSESCGLSPEQVRRHREKYGPNELPAEEGKSLWELVLEQFEDLLVRILLMAAFLSFILAWFEEGEETTTAFVEPIVIIMILIANAVVGVWQERNAESAIEALKEYEPEMGKVIRADRSGVQRIRARDIVPGDIVEVAVGDKVPADIRIIEIRSTTLRVDQSILTGESVSVIKHADPIPDPRAVNQDKKNMLFSGTNIAAGKAVGVVIATGVYTEIGKIRNQMVETEPEKTPLQQKLDEFSQQLSKVIFLVCIAVWVINISHFSDPVHGGSWFRGAIYYFKISVALAVAAIPEGLPAVITTCLALGTRRMAKKNAIVRSLPSVETLGCTSVICSDKTGTLTTNQMSVCRMFIMEKVEGTQCSLHEFSITGSTYAPEGQILKDEQPVQCGQYDGLVELATICALCNDSSLDYNESKKVYEKVGEATETALTCLVEKMNVFNTDLSKLSKVERANACNSVIKQLMRKECTLEFSRDRKSMSVYCTPTSPGNNSTGSKMFVKGAPESVIERCTHVRVGTAKVPLTAPVREKILGRIRDWGMGIDTLRCLALATHDSPVRRDTMQLHDSAAFVHYENNLTFVGCVGMLDPPRKEVTSSIEMCRKAGIRVIMITGDNKGTAVAICRRIGIFSETEDVSGKAYTGREFDELPPEEQRQACRDARCFARVEPAHKSRIVEYLQSFNEITAMTGDGVNDAPALKKAEIGIAMGSGTAVAKSAAEMVLSDDNFSTIVSAVEEGRAIYNNMKQFIRYLISSNVGEVVCIFLTAILGLPEALIPVQLLWVNLVTDGLPATALGFNPPDLDIMEKQPRNPKEPLISGWLFFRYLAVGVYVGLATVGAATWWFLYDAEGPQVSFHQLRNFMRCTEDNPIFEGIDCEIFESRYPTTMALSVLVTIEMCNALNSVSENQSLLRMPPWLNIWLLGAIIMSMALHFLILYVKPMPLIFQVTPLSWPQWVVVLKISLPVILLDEGLKYLSRNHLDGEEDKK; encoded by the exons AGCTCCCTGCAGAAGAAG GAAAGTCCCTCTGGGAGTtggtgctggagcagtttgAAGATCTCCTTGTCCGCATCCTTTTGATGGCAGCTTTTCTGTCCTTC ATCCTGGCCTGGTTtgaagaaggagaggagacCACGACGGCGTTTGTGGAGCCCATTGTCATTATCATGATCCTGATTGCCAATGCTGTGGTGGGTGTGTGGCAG GAGAGAAACGCTGAGAGTGCCATCGAGGCCTTGAAGGAGTACGAGCCCGAGATGGGGAAGGTGATCCGTGCTGACCGCAGTGGGGTGCAGCGGATCCGCGCCCGGGACATCGTGCCTGGGGACATTGTGGAGGTGGCAG TTGGTGACAAAGTGCCAGCAGACATCCGGATCATCGAAATCCGGTCCACCACCCTGCGGGTTGACCAGTCCATCCTCACAG GGGAGTCTGTGTCGGTGATCAAACATGCTGACCCCATCCCTGACCCCCGGGCTGTCAACCAGGACAAGAAGAACATGCTTTTTTCT GGTACCAACATCGCAGCTGGGAAGGCCGTGGGGGTCGTCATTGCAACAGGGGTGTACACTGAGATTGGGAAGATCCGAAACCAGATGGTGGAGACCGAGCCCGAGAAGACGCCCTTGCAGCAGAAGCTGGACGAGTTCAGCCAGCAGCTCTCCAAGGTGATCTTCCTGGTGTGCATCGCCGTCTGGGTCATCAACATCAGCCACTTCAGCGACCCCGTCCACGGCGGTTCCTGGTTTCGGGGGGCCATCTACTACTTCAAGATCTCGGTGGCGCTGGCGGTGGCTGCCATTCCTGAGGGCCTCCCTGCCGTCATCACCAcctgcctggccctgggcacGCGCCGCATGGCCAAGAAAAACGCCATCGTCCGCAGCCTGCCCTCGGTGGAGACCCTGGGCTGCACCTCCGTCATCTGCTCTGACAAGACCGGCACCCTCACCACCAACCAGATGTCTGTCTGCAGG ATGTTCATCATGGAGAAGGTGGAGGGCACCCAGTGCAGCCTGCACGAGTTCAGCATCACCGGCTCCACCTACGCCCCCGAGGGGCAGAT CCTGAAGGATGAGCAGCCAGTGCAGTGTGGGCAGTACGACGGGCTGGTGGAGTTGGCCACCATCTGTGCCCTCTGCAACGACTCCTCGCTGGACTACAATGAG TCCAAAAAAGTCTATGAGAAGGTGGGGGAAGCCACTGAAACAGCCCTGACGTGCCTGGTGGAGAAGATGAATGTCTTCAACACAGACCTCAGCAAACTCTCCAAGGTGGAGAGAGCCAACGCCTGCAATTCA GTGATCAAGCAGCTGATGAGGAAGGAGTGCACCCTCGAGTTCTCCCGTGACCGCAAGTCCATGTCTGTGTACTGCAcccccaccagccctggcaaCAACTCCACTGGCAGCAAGATGTTTGTCAAG ggtGCCCCGGAAAGTGTGATCGAGCGCTGTACCCACGTCCGTGTGGGCACTGCCAAGGTCCCGCTGACGGCCCCGGTGCGGGAGAAGATCCTGGGCAGGATCCGGGACTGGGGCATGGGCATCGACACGCTGCGGTGCCTGGCGCTGGCCACCCACGACTCACCGGTGCGCAGGGACACGATGCAGCTGCACGACTCCGCCGCCTTCGTCCACTACGAG AACAACCTGACCTTTGTGGGCTGTGTGGGGATGCTGGACCCTCCCCGCAAGGAGGTCACCTCCTCCATTGAGATGTGCCGCAAGGCTGGCATCCGTGTCATCATGATCACCGGCGACAACAAGGGCACGGCGGTTGCCATCTGCCGCCGGATCGGCATCTTCTCGGAGACTGAGGACGTGTCTGGCAAAGCCTACACGGGCCGGGAGTTCGACGAGCTGCCCCCCGAGGAGCAGCGGCAGGCGTGCCGCGACGCCCGCTGCTTCGCCCGCGTGGAGCCGGCGCACAAGTCCCGCATCGTCGAGTACCTCCAGTCCTTCAACGAGATCACCGCCATG ACAGGTGACGGCGTCAATGATGCCCCGGCCCTGAAGAAGGCAGAGATTGGCATTGCCATGGGGTCAGGCACGGCCGTGGCCAAGTCGGCTGCTGAGATGGTGCTCTCCGATGACAACTTCTCCACCATTGTGTCGGCCGTGGAGGAGGGCAGAGCCATCTACAACAACATGAAGCAGTTCATCCGCTATCTCATCTCCTCCAACGTCGGGGAGGTTGTTTG CATCTTCCTGACGGCCATCCTGGGCTTGCCTGAGGCCCTCatccctgtgcagctgctgtgggtgAACCTGGTGACGGACGGGCTGCCGGCCACGGCGCTGGGCTTCAACCCCCCCGACCTGGACATCATGGAGAAGCAGCCCCGCAACCCCAAGGAGCCCCTCATCAGCGGCTGGCTCTTCTTCCGCTACCTGGCTGTTGGGG TGTACGTGGGCCTGGCCACGGTGGGCGCAGCGACCTGGTGGTTCCTGTACGACGCCGAGGGACCACAGGTCTCCTTCCATCAGCTG AGGAACTTCATGAGGTGCACTGAGGACAACCCCATCTTTGAAGGAATTGACTGTGAGATCTTCGAGTCCCGATACCCAACCACGATGGCTCTGTCTGTGTTGGTGACAATCGAAATGTGCAACGCTCTGAACAG TGTCTCTGAGAACCAGTCGCTGCTGCGGATGCCACCGTGGCTCAACATCTGGCTGTTGGGGGCCATCATCATGTCCATGGCTTTGCACTTCCTCATCCTCTACGTCAAGCCCATGCCT CTAATCTTCCAGGTGACCCCCCTGAGCTGGCCGCAGTGGGTGGTTGTGCTGAAGATCTCCCTGCCCGTGATCCTGCTGGATGAGGGACTCAAGTACCTTTCCCGCAACCACCTGGATG gAGAAGAGGACAAGAAATGA